The following nucleotide sequence is from Sphingomonas panacisoli.
GGCAGACCGGCTGTGCGCGCGCGGCGGCGCGCGCGTTCAAGGCCGACAAGCGCGCTCGGGGAACCAACGAGGATCCGAACCAGCCGGCGCAGTGAATTGATCGTCATCCAGCGAAAGCTGGGATCTCGTGCAGTTGCTGATCGCCTGAGACCCCAGCTTTCGCTGGGGCGACGGTTTGGACTATTGCCCGAACCGCGCGTCTTGTGCGCGCGCGACGGCTTCGCGGGCGGCGGCAAGCAGCGCGCCGGCCTTCGCCTCGCATTCGCGCTGTTCGTATTCGGGGGTAGAATCGGCGACGATACCGGCCCCCGCCTGCACGTGCATGACGCCGTCTTTCACGATCGCGGTGCGCAGCACGATGCACGAATCCATCGATCCGTCCGGTGAAAAATAGCCCACCCCGCCGGCATAAGCGCCGCGCGCTTCGGGTTCGAGTTCGGCGATGATCTCGCAGGCGCGGACCTTGGGCGCGCCGGAGACGGTGCCGGCCGGGAAGCCCGCGAACAACGCATCGAGCGCGTCCTTGGCGGGGTCTAGCTGGGCCACGACGTTCGATACGATGTGCATGACGTGGCTGTACATCTCGACGGTGTAGCTGTCGGTCACCTTGACCGATCCCGGTGTGCCGACGCGCCCGGCGTCGTTGCGCCCGAGGTCGAGCAGCATCAGATGCTCGGCGCGTTCCTTGGGATCGGCGAGCAGCGAGGCGCGATTCTCTTCGTCTTCGCTCGCGGTCTTGCCGCGCGGCCGTGTGCCGGCGATCGGCCGTATCGTGACTTCGCCGTCGCGGACGCGCACGAGGATTTCGGGGCTCGATCCCGACAGCGCGAAGTCGGGCAGATCGAGAAAATAGAGAAATGGCGAGGGGTTGATCCGTCGCAACGCGCGGTAGAGCTCGATCGGCGGCAGCGCGAACGGCGCGGTGAAACGTTGCGCCAGGACGACCTGAAAGATGTCGCCGGCCGCGATATAGTCCTTCGCCTTGAGCACCATCGACCGGTACGCGCCCGCGGGCAGTACCGGGCTCAGCGCGGGGTCGAGCAAGTCGTCGGCGCGCGGGGCAGGGGCAGGGGCGCTCGCCAGCCGCGCCGCCACCGCATCGATCCGTTCTTCCGCGAGTTCAACCGCCTTGTCGGGCGCGAGGCCCGAATCCGTCCAGAGCGGGGCGACAAGGAACAGTTGGTCGGCGAGCCGGTCGAAGATCAGCACCACGGTCGGCCGTACGAAGATCATATCCGGCAGGCCGAGGCCATCGCTGTCGGGACGCGGTAGCGTCTCGACCAGCCCGACCGTCTCGTATCCGAAATAGCCGACCAGGCAGGCAAGCGCGCGCGGCAATTCTGTCGGAACGACATCCATCCGGCACGACGCCACGAGGTCGCGGAACGCGGGCAACGTGGCTTGGCCGGCATCCTCGAACGCCGAACGATTGGTCAGCCAGTGTCGATTGATTTCCGCCCGCTCACCCTTCGCGCGAAACACCAGGTCCGGCGCCAAGCCCAACAGGCTGTGCCGCCCGCGCACCGCGCCGCCTTCGACCGATTCGAGCAGAAAGTCGCCGCGTTCGGGCTCGATCAGCTTCAGCGCGGCGGCGACCGGCGTTTCTGTGTCGGCGACTTGCCGCCGCCATACCAGGGCTGGCCGACCGGCCGCGAGCGCTTCTCGTGCCGCTGCGGCCCCTTCGACCATGTCGATTACTGCCCGTCGGGCGAGTCGCCCTGGCCCTGGCCGAGCAAGCTGGCGCGCAGGGCGTTGATCGCCGCGTCGTTGCGCTTCACGCCGACCTGGTTGCGGACCGCACGCACGAATTGCTGGCCGTATTCGTCGCCCGCCGTCGCGCCCAGGTCGCTCCGCATCTTGTTGATCAGATCGTTGTTGCCGCGCGCGTCGCCGCGCTGCACCGTGTCGGTGACGACGACGAAATAGCCGCCCTTGTACGGCGCTTCGATCATCTTCGCGGTGCCTTGCGGGATCGCGAACATCAGGATGATCGGCGGGGCTGGCTTCGACGTGAACAGCTGTCCGCGATTGGCCGCCATCGGCTTGGTCGCGTCGAGCTTCAGCCCGGTTTCGGCCAGCGCCTGCGCCAGCTTCATGCCCTTGTTGACCTTGTTCATCACGCCCGTCGCGGCGGTGCGCGCGTCGCGCAGCTGGCGATCGACGATGAAGTTCTTCTTCACTTCCTCGGCAACCGTCGCGAGCGGACGCGGTGCGGCGGCGATCACCTTGTCTAGCTTGACGAGCGCGAAGCCGCCTTCCTTGTCGATCGGCGCGAGCTGCGGCGCGTCTTCGGGCTCGGACTGGAACGCGACCGCGGCCAGCGCCATCCGCACGGGATCGGGCTGGGCCGGGGGCGGCGTCGGGGCGTCGGGATCGTTGCCGCGCTGGTCGAGCGCGGGCGACGACTGGATCGTCAGGCCCAGCTTCTTCGCGATCTCGTCGATCGTCGAACTGTTGGAGATCGCGTCGCCGATCTGCTGGCGCAGCGCGGTCGCGGCCAGCATCGTCTTCTGCTCGGTCAGCGTCTTGACCAGATCGGGCTTGGCCTGGTCGAGCGTCTTGCCCGGCACCTTCGTGATCTTTTCGAGGCGGATCACCGCCCAGCCGAGAGAGGTCTTGACCGGCCCGATCACCGCGCCTCCGGCGGCGGTGAACACTTGGTTCGCGATCGCGGGCGACGTCTGCGCGGCATAAGCCGTTTTCGACTGGTCGGCGAGCAGACCGGCGTCGAGCCCAACCGCCTTGGCCGCGGCCTCGATCGCGGTGCCGGCGCGGACCTTCGCGGCCAGCGCATCGGCGCTCTTCTGGTCGAGCAACACGACTTGACGGATCGAGCGGTTCTCGGTCGGCGCGAACTGGGCAGCGCCATCCTGATAGGCCTTGGCAATCTCGGCATCGCTGGGCGCCGACTTGGCGCGCAGATCGGCGACCGACACGGTGGCATAGCGGACCGAGCGGCGTTCCGGCACGGTGTAGCGCGCGATATTCGCCTGGTAATAGCCGGCGGCTTCGGCGTCGGTGACCGGGGCGCCGACCGGGATCTTCTTGGTGTCGATGAAGGCGACGGTGCCGGTACGCTTTTCGAGCAGCATCGACGCGTAGGGCGTCGCGACCGACACCGGCGCGAGCGGCCGGCCGAGCGATTGCGACATCAGCGGGCTGATCAACAACTGCGCCATCATGTTGCGCGCGAGTTCGTTGTGCAGGTCGCTATCGCTCAGCCGTTGCTCCGCCAGAAACTGCTTGTACCGGTCACGATCGAACTTGCCGTCGAGGCCCTTGAACTGCGGCTGCGAAGTAATCTCTGTGTCCGCCAGCGCGCGACCGATCCGCATGCCCTGGCTAAGCCCGTATTGTTCCAGCGCGGTCGAGTTGATGCGGTTTTCGAACGGCTGGTCGAACCCGCCCTTGGTGATGAATTCCTCCATCGTCAGCTGCGGATATTGCTGACGGTACATGCCGACCATCCGTTCGGTGTCGGCCCGAACCTGGTTGGCGTTCAGGTTTTCCTTGCCGATCGTGACCAGGGTCGTGCCGGCCGGCCCGCCGCTCGTCGCGTTCGAGCGCAGCCCCGTCACGTCGCCCAATCCGAATGCGAGCGCGATCACGCCCAGCACGACGAAGGTGATGATGAGTCCGACCTTCGAATTCAGAAAGCCGCGAAAGATACTGAGCATGGGTGCCGATCGAATGGAACGAGATGAAGCGCTCGCTTTAGGGGTAGGGCGCGCACGCATCAAGCGGGTTGCCTGTCCCCGCCCACGCGCTATCGCAGGGGCCGCAAACGGGAGGATCTATGGCACGCCGCAAGCTGATCGCGGGCAATTGGAAGATGAACGGCAGTCTGGCGACGCTGGGCGAACTCGACGGCATTCGGACCGCCGCGCTTGCGGCGCCGCAGGTCGATGTCGCGGTGGCCGTACCGGCGACCCTGATTGCGCCCGCCGCGCAACTGGTCCCTGGTCTCGCGATCGGTGCGGAGGACGTGCATGAGGCCGATAGCGGCGCGCATACCGGCTGCATCTCCGCCGGGATGGTCAAGGAAGCCGGCGCGATCTTCACGATCGTCGGGCATAGCGAACGCCGCGGGGACCAGCACGAAACCAGCCACGACGCGTTCATGAAATCGGCGGCCGCGCACCGCCACGGTCTCGCGGTGATCCTGTGCGTCGGCGAACTCGAGGCCGAGCGTGACGCCGGCCGGGCCGAGCGCGTGGTGCAGGCGCAGATCGAAAAGTCGCTGCCCGACGACGCGCACGCCGACTGGCTGACGCTCGCCTACGAACCGCGCTGGGCGATCGGCACGGGCCGCACGCCGACGATGGACGAGATCGCCGCGATGCACGCCATTGCCCGCGCCAAGCTGCGCCAGATGGTCGGCGACACCGCGCTCGATATGCGAATCCTCTACGGCGGGTCGGTGACGGGGACGAATGCGGCGGAGATCCTGGCCCTCGACGACGTCGATGGCGCGCTGGTCGGCGGCGCGAGCCTGACCGCCGCCAAGTTCGTGCCGATCATCGAGGCGGCGGCGGGGTTGGGAGACTAAGGATGGATCTGCTGCCGCCGCCGCGCCGCGTCCTGACCGCTATCGACACGGAAGGGCAATCCTATATCGCCGAGGACGGCCCTAGTCCGGCAGAGTTCGTCCTGCCCGGATCGGTCTATCGCAGCAGCAATATCTGGCGGACGCACGCCGCGCCGAGCGACATCGCCGCACCCGACGACATTTTCGAGCATCGTGGCGTCTTGCCGCCGGAACACGGCACCGTGATTCGCGTCATCGACATGCCGCCGATCGGGGACGCCACACCCGAACAGCGTGCCGCGATGGTCAAGGCGGTGTTCGACGCGCTGTATCCCGACGCGCGGCATCAGGAAGGCAACGATCGCAGCGCGGGCATGCACACCACTGACACGATCGACTATGCGATCGTGCTGCAGGGCGAAGTGGTCGCGGTGATGGATCGCGACGAAACGACGCTGCGTGCCGGCGATATCCTGATCCAGCGCGGCACCGCGCATAGCTGGGAGAACCGGAGCGCCACGCCGTGTCGGATCGTGTTCGTGCTGATCGCGGCGAAGCGCTAGACGTACCGCCTCTTCAGCATCGCCCACGCCGCTCTCAGTCCGTACGCCTCGCCGCCCTTGGGCCGGCCGTTCTTCGCGGTCGGACGCCAGGCGAACGTATCGAGGTGCGCCCAGGGTACGCCTTCCGGTGCGAAGCGGCGGAGGAACAGGGCGGCGGTGACGGCGCCCGCATAGCCGTTGTCGGGCGCGTTGATCAGGTCGGCGATGTCGGACTTGAGATAGTCGTCATAGCCGTCCCACAGCGGCAGGCGCCATAAGGGATCGTAGACCGCCGTTCCGACCGAGAGCAGGTCGCCGGCCAACGTTTCGTCGTTGACGAAGGTCGCCGGCAAGTCCGGACCGAGCGCGACGCGGGCCGCGCCGGTCAGCGTGGCATAGTCGATGACGAGCTCGGGCTTGTCCTCGCCTGCTTTGGTCAACGCGTCGCCGAGTACCAGGCGGCCTTCGGCGTCGGTGTTGGTGTTCTCGACCGTCAGCCCTTTGCGCGTCGCCAGCACGTCGCCGGGGCGGAAGGCATCGGCGGAAATCGCATTCTCGACCGCGGGGATCAGCAGGTGCAGCCGCACCTTCAGCCGCGCGCCCATGACCAGGCTCGCGAGCGCCAGCGCATGCGCTGCACCGCCCATATCCTTCTTCATCAGCCGCATGCCGCTCGCCGGCTTGATGTCGAGCCCGCCGCTATCGAAACACACGCCCTTGCCGATCACCGCGACGCGCGGATGCTTGGGGTTGCCCCATTCGAGTTCGATCAGGCGCGGGCTACGATGCTTGGCGGCGGCGCGGCCGACCGCGTCGATCATCGGATAGCCCTTGGTCAGCGCGTCGCCGCGCGTTACGGTCAGCTTGGCGTCGTGCCGTTTGGCGAGCTTCTCCGCTTCGGCCTCGAGTTCGGCCGGCCCCATGTCGGACGATCCGGTATTGACCAGATCGCGGACCAACGCGGTCGCCTGCGCCAGGCGTACGGTCTCGTCGATGCTCGCCGGGTCGTTGGTCAGTAGGACGCGCGGACCGCCGTCCTTGTCGGGCTTCACGTAGCGCTCGAACCGGTATTGCGCGAGCAGCCAGCCGAGTCCCGCCGCGCCGACCTCGCCCGATTTCAGCCGGTACGCACCCTCGGGCAGGAACCCCGGCTGCGACGCGATGCGCCAAGGCGACGACAGGTCCTCGTCGCAGACCAGTAGCGCCGACCAGTCATCCCCGTCGCCCGGCAGGATCGCCTTGTTGCCGGCCTTGCCCGTCACCTTCTGCGCATCGAGCAGCGCGCGAATCCGCTTCGGCTGACCCTTCAGCCAATCGGTATAGACGTCCGGATGAACGACCTCGATCGTCCGCGCCGACTGGCCGCGGTCGGCTTGCAGCAATGCGGCGAAGTCGGTCATTCGGCGGGCATCACCATGAACTGCTCGTACCGGCCCGGCGCGCCGTTGCTGGCCGCGGGTTCGGCATAGGTCACCACCGACAGCTTGCGGCCGTCGGGGTAGGTGACGAGGTAGTTGCGGTTGACGAACCCGCCGCGCAGCCGCGCCGGTCGCCGCAGTGCAAAGCTGGTCGGATCGCCGAGCTTGGTCAGGCTTTCGCGATAGTCGCCGGTGACGGTCGGGTTGAAGTAATAGATCAGATCGTCGGTCATCGCCGATCGGTCGATCGTGCCGGCGCGCACTTGGTCGAACACCGTCCGCGCGCGTGCCGTATAGGCCGTTTCGTCGTTCGCGGGCGCCGCAGCGGCCGTTGCGGGCGGCAGAATCAGCTTCGCGATCTTACCGGTGATGCTGGTGTATGCGTCCGAGAAGTCGCCGTTGACCAGCACGACCACTGCCGCCTTATCATCGGGAAATACGACGTTTTCGGACAGAAACCCGACCGCTTCGCCGCTATGTTCGATTACCTTGCGGCCGTCATTGGTGCCGATCGATACGCCAAGCCCGTAATTGCTGTTCTTGCCGTCGGTCAGCTTGACCGGCGTTTCCTGCTCCTGCCAGTCGTCGGCGGGCAGCAGCGTCCGGTTCATCCGTGCGATGTCCCATTTGGCAAGGTCGCTCGCCGACATCGACAGCTCGCCGGCCGCGAACAGCCAGCCGGCCGCCGCGGGTTCCGCGACGCGCACCGGGCCGAGCGCGTTGCGCTTATACCCTTGCGGATATTTCTTCCCGATCGCCTTGTCCTGGTCGATCGCGGTCATGCCGAGCGGCTTGAACACCTTTTCCTGGAGATAGGCGAGCAGCGGCTTGCCCGCCGCTTTCTCTGCGACCAGCCCGGCGACGACATAGCCCGTGTTCGAATATTGCCACTGCGCACCCGGATCGAAATCGAGCGGCTTCTTCGCCCAGCGATCGACGATGCCCTGCGGCGTGGTCGGCTTGGCCATCGCAGCGAAGCTGTAATCCTGCGGCCAGTAATCCTGCAGGCCGGACGTGTGCGACAGCAGTTGGCGCAGCTTGATCTTGTCGCCGCCGGAGATGCCCGGCACCCATTTCGACACCGTATCGTCGAGGCTCAACTTGCCCTCGTCCTCCAGCATCAGCAGCGCGGCGGCGGTGAATTGCTTGGAGATGGAGGCGATCTGATACGGCCGGTCGGCGCTCGCCGTCGTCATCGTCTCGGACTGTTTGCCGTATGCCTTGGCGAAAACGATCTTCCCGCCACGCACGATCGCGACCGACGCGGACGGTACCCCCGATCCGGCGAGCGCGTCGGCGACGATCGTGTCCACCTGAGCGGATTCGGTGGGCGTGAGATCCTGCGCCAAAACCGGCGTTGCGATCAGGGCGAGCGGTAGCGTGAGCAAATGGCGTGGTTTCATGCCCGCGCACCATAATCACGCAAACGCGGTGCGCTAGCCCCCTAAATCAGCGGCGCTTGCGCCTGGTCGGGCGGATCGGTTCGGCCAGGCGGGGCGGGCGTAGGGACAGACCATCGATCGGGGCGCAGCGATCCATCACCGTCCCGATCATCGCCAGCAACCGGCTCCGCGCGTCGCCGAGGCCCTGGGGCGTGACGCCGCGATCCTGCGTCTCCAGGTTCACATATGGCAGCCTGTGGAACAGCGCGAAGTTGGACAGCGATCCGTCGCTGGTCATCACGCGTTCGAGCATGATGTTCATGTCGGCGTCGGCCAGCCCGTGCACGCAGAAGCCGTCGCCGGGACCGCCGCTGCCGGGATAGGATACGATCGCGACGCTGTCGGTGTCGTCGAACGGCCAGTCGCCATAGAATGACCGGCGCGGCATGTAGAGGTCGCTGCACAACAGGACCGAGATTTCGCCTTTGCCGGTATAGGCCGGTGGCGGCGGTCCGCAGGTCGATGACGCAGCGTCGTAGCCCGGCTCGTTGGTATGGAGCGCGACGATCAGGCGCGGCGGCTGGCCGAGTCCCGCCAAGATCTCGCTGGCGTAGGCCGGGCTTTCGTCGCGGAAGTTGCGGTTGGGATCGATCGGTTTGCCGAACGCGACGTCGCCATTCATTCGGCTGTCGGGCCCATCGACCGACCGTGCTTCCTCGACCGCGATGACCTGACCGCCATAGGCGCGCACGGCGTAGATCGCGGCCTGAAACGCGGCGTTCTCGTTGTCGTGCGGCACGAACCAGAGCGGGCCGTCGGGCTTGCGCGCATTGTCGATGCGGTAGAGCCGCCAGAATGCGCGATCGTCGCGGAACTCGATGCGGGTGACCGTCAGCCCGTCCCACAGCGCAGGGTCGGCAAGGCGGGCGAAGTCATCGGTTCCCATCGTCAGCGGATCGACCGGCGTGACGATCCGCTGCTGGGCGACTGCGGCGCTCGCCGTGAGCAGGCTCAACAGGATCAACAACGCCTTAGTCATCGGCTCCGGTGTAAATCAGCGGGGTCTCAAGGCCAAAGCAAGTCGAGTCCGGCTATGGGACATTCGTGTTCCTGCGAAAGCAGGAACCCAGGGTAACTGGATACATCGCCCGTGGCTCTGGGCTCCTGCTTTCGCAGGAGCACTAGAGGGCTAGGCCGCCGGCACACCATACAAATCGTGGTCGTCGGCCTCTTCGATCAGCACCGGCGTGATGTCGCCGACCTTGAGATGCCCGGCGTCGCGCAGGAAGACCTCACCGTCGATCTCGGGCGCGTCGGCTTGGCTGCGGCCGGTGGCGCCGCCGTCCGCGTCCACCGCGTCGATGATCACGGGCAGCGTGCGGCCGACCTTGGCGGCGAGCTTCGCGGCGCTGATCGCGGCGGTCTTTTCCATGATTCGGGCGTAACGCTCTTCCTTGACCTCTTCGGGCACATGGTCGGGTAGCGCGTTTGCCGCCGCACCCTCGACGGGCTCGAAGCGGAATGCACCGACGCGGTCGAGCTGCGCTTCGTCGAGCCAGTCGAGCAGATACTGGAAATCCTCCTCGGTCTCGCCGGGGAAGCCGACGACAAAGGTCGATCGGATCGCGATGTCGGGGCTGATCTCGCGCCATTTGTGGACGCGTTCCAGCACCTTCGCCTCGTTGGCGGGGCGGCGCATCAGCTTCAGCACATTGCGGCTGGCGTGCTGAAACGGGATGTCGAGATACGGGAGGACCAGCCCCTCGGCCATCAGCGGGATGACCTGATCAACGTGCGGATACGGGTAGACGTAGTGCAGCCGCACCCATGGCGCGATTTTACCCAGCTCGCGGGCGAGATCGGTCATGTGCGCGCGGACTTCCTGTCCGTGCCACATGCGCGGGAAATGCTTGATATCGACGCCGTATGCCGATGTGTCCTGACTGATGACCAGCAGTTCCTTCGTGCCTGCCTCGACCAGTTTCTCGGCTTCGCGCAGGATCGCGTCGGGGCGGCGCGACACCAAATCGCCGCGCAAGGACGGGATGATGCAGAACGCGCAGCGGTGGTTGCAGCCCTCCGAAATCTTCAGATAGCTGTAGTGGCGCGGCGTGAGCTTCAGCCCGCTTTCCGGCACCAGGTTGAGGAACGCGTTGGGCGGCATCGGTGCTGCGTCATGCACCGCGCCGACGACCTGTTCGTATTCGTGCGCGCCGGTAATCGCGAGCACCTTCGGGAAGCGCGCGCGGATCGTCTCGGCTTCCTTGCCCATGCAGCCGGTCACAATGACGCGACCGTTTTCGGACAGCGCCTCGCCGATCGCTTCCAGCGATTCCTCCTTCGCTGAATCGAGAAAGCCGCACGTATTGACCAGCACGACGTCGGCGCCGGCATAATCGGGCGACATCTGATAGCCGTCGGAACGCAGCTTGGTCAGGATGCGCTCGCTGTCGACCAGGTTCTTGGGACAGCCGAGCGAAACCATGCCCACGCGGGGAGGGGAGGGGAGTACAGTAGCCATGGGGAGCGGCGCACATAGCGACACTTGCAGGAATTTTCCAGCGCTTGCCTTTTATCGCTTCCCCGGCGAAGGCCGGCGTCCAACAACGAGCCGGTCGCAACTGGGCCCCGGCCTTCGCCGGGGAGGCGCCAAGTGGCCGACTATTCGCTGATCCCGCATCCCGACGCGCCGCCAGAGGGTGTTACAGCCGTGTCGGTTCGACTCGATCCCGTGAATGGACGGCAAAGCGAATATTTCGTCGAATTCCGCATCGCCCATGACGGCTCGCTGTTATTGCCCCCAATGCTCGAACCGGCACGCGCCGACGAATTGTGGAAGACGACCTGCTGCGAAGTGTTCGTCATGCCTGACGGCGGCAGCGACTATATCGAGTTCAACTTATCTCCGTCGTTCCGCTGGGCCGCTTACGGTTTCGATGGCTATCGTTCCGGTATGCACAATGTGGACCTCGCCTTCGATCCGGAGATCGAGATCACGCCTGACACGCCGGGTTGGTTCTGGCTTGCCGCCGAATTGGACCTGTCCTCGCTCGCGTCGCT
It contains:
- a CDS encoding DOMON-like domain-containing protein, coding for MADYSLIPHPDAPPEGVTAVSVRLDPVNGRQSEYFVEFRIAHDGSLLLPPMLEPARADELWKTTCCEVFVMPDGGSDYIEFNLSPSFRWAAYGFDGYRSGMHNVDLAFDPEIEITPDTPGWFWLAAELDLSSLASLNAKMNLTAVIEETDGTKSFWALAHAIEVPDFHNADCFTASLPAPAAS
- a CDS encoding peptidylprolyl isomerase, which produces MLSIFRGFLNSKVGLIITFVVLGVIALAFGLGDVTGLRSNATSGGPAGTTLVTIGKENLNANQVRADTERMVGMYRQQYPQLTMEEFITKGGFDQPFENRINSTALEQYGLSQGMRIGRALADTEITSQPQFKGLDGKFDRDRYKQFLAEQRLSDSDLHNELARNMMAQLLISPLMSQSLGRPLAPVSVATPYASMLLEKRTGTVAFIDTKKIPVGAPVTDAEAAGYYQANIARYTVPERRSVRYATVSVADLRAKSAPSDAEIAKAYQDGAAQFAPTENRSIRQVVLLDQKSADALAAKVRAGTAIEAAAKAVGLDAGLLADQSKTAYAAQTSPAIANQVFTAAGGAVIGPVKTSLGWAVIRLEKITKVPGKTLDQAKPDLVKTLTEQKTMLAATALRQQIGDAISNSSTIDEIAKKLGLTIQSSPALDQRGNDPDAPTPPPAQPDPVRMALAAVAFQSEPEDAPQLAPIDKEGGFALVKLDKVIAAAPRPLATVAEEVKKNFIVDRQLRDARTAATGVMNKVNKGMKLAQALAETGLKLDATKPMAANRGQLFTSKPAPPIILMFAIPQGTAKMIEAPYKGGYFVVVTDTVQRGDARGNNDLINKMRSDLGATAGDEYGQQFVRAVRNQVGVKRNDAAINALRASLLGQGQGDSPDGQ
- a CDS encoding leucyl aminopeptidase family protein, yielding MTDFAALLQADRGQSARTIEVVHPDVYTDWLKGQPKRIRALLDAQKVTGKAGNKAILPGDGDDWSALLVCDEDLSSPWRIASQPGFLPEGAYRLKSGEVGAAGLGWLLAQYRFERYVKPDKDGGPRVLLTNDPASIDETVRLAQATALVRDLVNTGSSDMGPAELEAEAEKLAKRHDAKLTVTRGDALTKGYPMIDAVGRAAAKHRSPRLIELEWGNPKHPRVAVIGKGVCFDSGGLDIKPASGMRLMKKDMGGAAHALALASLVMGARLKVRLHLLIPAVENAISADAFRPGDVLATRKGLTVENTNTDAEGRLVLGDALTKAGEDKPELVIDYATLTGAARVALGPDLPATFVNDETLAGDLLSVGTAVYDPLWRLPLWDGYDDYLKSDIADLINAPDNGYAGAVTAALFLRRFAPEGVPWAHLDTFAWRPTAKNGRPKGGEAYGLRAAWAMLKRRYV
- the tpiA gene encoding triose-phosphate isomerase, which produces MARRKLIAGNWKMNGSLATLGELDGIRTAALAAPQVDVAVAVPATLIAPAAQLVPGLAIGAEDVHEADSGAHTGCISAGMVKEAGAIFTIVGHSERRGDQHETSHDAFMKSAAAHRHGLAVILCVGELEAERDAGRAERVVQAQIEKSLPDDAHADWLTLAYEPRWAIGTGRTPTMDEIAAMHAIARAKLRQMVGDTALDMRILYGGSVTGTNAAEILALDDVDGALVGGASLTAAKFVPIIEAAAGLGD
- a CDS encoding serine hydrolase domain-containing protein, translating into MKPRHLLTLPLALIATPVLAQDLTPTESAQVDTIVADALAGSGVPSASVAIVRGGKIVFAKAYGKQSETMTTASADRPYQIASISKQFTAAALLMLEDEGKLSLDDTVSKWVPGISGGDKIKLRQLLSHTSGLQDYWPQDYSFAAMAKPTTPQGIVDRWAKKPLDFDPGAQWQYSNTGYVVAGLVAEKAAGKPLLAYLQEKVFKPLGMTAIDQDKAIGKKYPQGYKRNALGPVRVAEPAAAGWLFAAGELSMSASDLAKWDIARMNRTLLPADDWQEQETPVKLTDGKNSNYGLGVSIGTNDGRKVIEHSGEAVGFLSENVVFPDDKAAVVVLVNGDFSDAYTSITGKIAKLILPPATAAAAPANDETAYTARARTVFDQVRAGTIDRSAMTDDLIYYFNPTVTGDYRESLTKLGDPTSFALRRPARLRGGFVNRNYLVTYPDGRKLSVVTYAEPAASNGAPGRYEQFMVMPAE
- a CDS encoding anthranilate synthase component I family protein, producing the protein MVEGAAAAREALAAGRPALVWRRQVADTETPVAAALKLIEPERGDFLLESVEGGAVRGRHSLLGLAPDLVFRAKGERAEINRHWLTNRSAFEDAGQATLPAFRDLVASCRMDVVPTELPRALACLVGYFGYETVGLVETLPRPDSDGLGLPDMIFVRPTVVLIFDRLADQLFLVAPLWTDSGLAPDKAVELAEERIDAVAARLASAPAPAPRADDLLDPALSPVLPAGAYRSMVLKAKDYIAAGDIFQVVLAQRFTAPFALPPIELYRALRRINPSPFLYFLDLPDFALSGSSPEILVRVRDGEVTIRPIAGTRPRGKTASEDEENRASLLADPKERAEHLMLLDLGRNDAGRVGTPGSVKVTDSYTVEMYSHVMHIVSNVVAQLDPAKDALDALFAGFPAGTVSGAPKVRACEIIAELEPEARGAYAGGVGYFSPDGSMDSCIVLRTAIVKDGVMHVQAGAGIVADSTPEYEQRECEAKAGALLAAAREAVARAQDARFGQ
- the rimO gene encoding 30S ribosomal protein S12 methylthiotransferase RimO → MATVLPSPPRVGMVSLGCPKNLVDSERILTKLRSDGYQMSPDYAGADVVLVNTCGFLDSAKEESLEAIGEALSENGRVIVTGCMGKEAETIRARFPKVLAITGAHEYEQVVGAVHDAAPMPPNAFLNLVPESGLKLTPRHYSYLKISEGCNHRCAFCIIPSLRGDLVSRRPDAILREAEKLVEAGTKELLVISQDTSAYGVDIKHFPRMWHGQEVRAHMTDLARELGKIAPWVRLHYVYPYPHVDQVIPLMAEGLVLPYLDIPFQHASRNVLKLMRRPANEAKVLERVHKWREISPDIAIRSTFVVGFPGETEEDFQYLLDWLDEAQLDRVGAFRFEPVEGAAANALPDHVPEEVKEERYARIMEKTAAISAAKLAAKVGRTLPVIIDAVDADGGATGRSQADAPEIDGEVFLRDAGHLKVGDITPVLIEEADDHDLYGVPAA
- a CDS encoding cupin domain-containing protein, translating into MDLLPPPRRVLTAIDTEGQSYIAEDGPSPAEFVLPGSVYRSSNIWRTHAAPSDIAAPDDIFEHRGVLPPEHGTVIRVIDMPPIGDATPEQRAAMVKAVFDALYPDARHQEGNDRSAGMHTTDTIDYAIVLQGEVVAVMDRDETTLRAGDILIQRGTAHSWENRSATPCRIVFVLIAAKR